GTCAAGAGCCTGCTTGGGTAGGCTCGATGAAGGCTCGGGGTAGAATCTCGTGCTGATAACGTGTTGTGCAACTCCTGCCGGCTGGCCGGTCCCGAGGTTGCACACTAAGATCGTAGTcgaacacacacacaatcacGAAATACAGTAAAGTAGATGAACAGCATGAAGTAGAAAAGAACAAGAGCTCTTTATTAATTTATGATCTCAAATGTACGTAAAGGGGTAGCCTCGTCTCCTTTATATATGTTCAATGTATAAGAGGACACAACAAACTATTAAGTGGAAAAACGAGTCAACAAAGGACTGGGAGGCGCAGGACTCGGTGGCCACACCGCCCTGTCGTTGGTTCCTCGACATGTAGAACCGATTTGGTTTCTTCTTCCATTCCATGCCACGAGTCACAGGCAGAGCGGCCAGAGGGCGCTGTCCACCAAAGAAACGATTGCTTTCCACACAAGACACAATCTCTGGATGATTGTGTTTTTAATAAAGCCCGGCAGTGCCGCGTTTGACGCGGAACGGGAAAGAAATGGAGGGTGTTTGATGTTTCCTTTTTAAAGGCAGCAGATTAATTACGAAATGAAGACCTTCCTTTGTGAGGCAGCAGGTTTTACACCTGAGCAGCATTTGGGTCACCGGCCGAAAACCGAGTCTGCACCTGAGCCCCTGGCCGACAGTGGGGCCTAttctcagtttttttttttgaggccGGCCTATTCTCAGTTCTACAGCACATTTTGAATGCACAAATTTGCGATATGACCAATAATTAATGCAATAGTCTTTCATTTTCCCAAAGAATGTCCTGTCTACTAATTTGAAGGTTTAACTTTGAGTAACAATTAAACTAATAATGTGGGTCACGTGGTATAGAAATTATATCGTTTTGATTCGTATCTGAAAAAGAAGTTCAGTGATATAAAATTTATAACACGCAATCCATATAGTATtactacttcctctgtccaacaaaacatgtctcaaggttgttaaaatttggatgtatctaaacatgacttagtgtatagatgcattcaaatttgatcaaagttgagacatcctttgttggacggagggagtagtataattGAAGGTTGAAGTTAGACATAAAAATGTGTGAACGACATCCTTATGAAAAGTAGAAAATAATACTTAAATTATGTTACTATCTTCGTTCAACAATAGTCGGCATATTAGTTTGGCTTTGACCGACGCTCTAACCTAGAGTTGCTCCacaaatatataattatatggcATAAAACTGATATCATTGTattcgtattcaaaagtacttgcttatggttatgatttagATTCACAATAGTCCCATATAAATGAAGTAACTTTTGATCAAAACATTGGTCAACCGAAATCTAATATGCCCCTATAGTTGGTCTTTGTATTAAAGGGCGCTACTTCTACCTTTTTGCAAGCCCAAGGCCAGATGCCAGCGCTGCTAGTTTGTTTGGCATGCAACGAAATCATCATACATGTatcatccttcttcttctcaaaaataaaaagcatCCTTCTATGTAATTCATAACAtagacttttttttaaccaGGGTTCGTAACATCAGGTTCATATTCAGAAGCAACTTTGTTGTCATTGTTAATAAAATGTTATGCAAAAGATAAGAATATCTCCTGCAGCGCGCCTCATGCGAACCGTTTGCAGAACTTGAGTAGTGGCCTCAAGCCCACACTAGGCCCGTGCccgcaaggcccgattgttgTGTTTTGCGATGTAATTGTACCTGTTGACACTAGGGTATTAGATCTGGCATGACTGCCAAAGTACGATTTGCATCTCGAAGCCTAGAGAAGTCATTGAAACAAAATCCGGCCACGAGGCTGTTTAGCAAAACTACTGTGGACTCGTCGCGGTTGGACACGTCCAGAAAAATAATACGCTTAAAACCAAAGCGCCTAGGCACAGTAAGCAACAATTTCCAAACTTCCTTCAGCATAGACTACCAATAACAGTCTTACATCATAGCCTGCCTTGGAAGGAGGCACGAGCTTAAAGTTAGAAAGAACATAGCTCGCCAAAAGATCAGTTCTAATCTAGTAGGGTGACGACGCCGGGTGGATAGTTACTTAGGGAGGCTAATATATTGTTGTTACGAAACATCGGCTAATTCCCGGTGAACAAGCCGAAGCACCGAAAAAGAGAGGCGTCGTCACTCGTCACTACAGTGCTGGGCTGGGACAGGTCTCAGCTGGTGAGCGCTGTGagcatgccgccgccgctcttggaCGCAACCACGACCTCCCAGCCAGGCCCTTTGAGGGGAACAAGAGGGGTGGCATCGACGGCACCAGGAGGGCCTGTGAGATCACTGCGATCCATCACCTTCAGAAGGTCCTCATCGCTGATGTCCGTCTGGATCATCCTGTCTTCCTCATCCTGCTCGTTCCTGAGCAGCGCTAGCAGCTCCGCCTCCTGCATTTACGACAACACATCAGTGATCATCCCCAGTGTCTTGGGTTGCCCATTTGGTGTTTCATCTCTGATTTAGAAACAAAAATCTTTACTAACGGAGAAAATTTATTACATCTAAGGCGTTAGGCTTGGCTCTATCTTGTTGAAACTGCCCCTTCCCAATCACGACGTGCTCTAGCTTCAACTTTCCAAAAGCTTTCTTAATAATCCGTCCCTGCAAAAATGATGAGATAAGAGCACTGACGGAACAAAATATAACCAAGCAAGAGCCTGAAGGTCATCCAGCCATACCTCAACAGAATTGGATGTTGCCAGGCGATAAACATGCACCGGTTTTGTTTGACCAATCCGGTGGCATCGATCCATGGCCTGCAAATCAGCCTGAGGATTCTGCAAAGCAAAACTTTCAGTATATCAGTATACCGCAGCTATGGAATCTGCATGATGGCAAACATGGAGAGTGCACTACGAACTTTCCAGGTAGAAAATTACCCAGTCACTGTCATACAGTATACAGGTATCAGCAGAAGTAAGATTGATACCAAGACCGCCAGCACGTGTGCTTAGAATGAAGACATTCAAACTGCTGTTCAAGTCATTAAACTCTGCTATCTGCCATAGAGAAACAACAGACAGCCATTAATTATCTAACAGAAGAAGATCAGCAAGTAATACAAAGGAAAATTTATGGGTTAGATTAGCAGAGTCGCATGTAAGGCATATTTTGATAAAACATCAAATGGCAGTTGCTGTCCTCGCCAAATTGCGTTCTAACCAGTTTGGAGCAGGATATATCCAACTCCATTCATTTTTCACAACAATTAGAAAACACTTaaatcctactccctccgttccatatttcttgtctcaaatttgcccaaaaatggatgtatctattcctaaaaagtgtttagatacatgtaatatttcgacaagaattatggaacggagggagtagtttttttctttcactgAGATGCCTAATCCagattttttaatttaatgtTTCCTAATAAATTAAGGCCATATAGGTAAAAAGGCAGTACCCTTGAACCAACTCAGGTGCATGTGTTGTTGAATCATGATTAAGCTAACACAAATATGATAAGGTGGTTCAGGTTGGAATTTGCAACTCCATCCAATCTGGCAATAATTAGCTGCCAatctaggtttttttttctttgcaacTAGATATTACATTACGTACTTCCACGATTTCTTTATGTAATGCGTATTTTGATAACCTCAAATCAAGGACAGAACTAGTGCCATTGGATTTGTCTTCAAATGTTATTATTTTCAATAGTGATTTTATAACCATTAAGAAAATATCATACAACACATTTATGGTCAAAGCTTGTACAATTCAAGCCAATTTTCTGCTAGTTACAGCATCTTATATAAATTCAGGGACCACAATGTGGATGATAAATTTAACATGCTGTTGGGATATGAGAATCCCCAAGGAATATTAAATTACAACACAGATAAAAATACAGGTGTTTTAAGAATGTACTACGTGTCTAAGTATAATTTAGCAAATAGATGTTTACAGAACTACTCATGCCAAAAAATTAATTCAACACAAGTTATTAACCTAGATGTTTAATTGTTTGTGTACGTGCATATATATGACATACATGAATATAGACGACCATAGTGCAATTGCTTCAGGATATAGATGCTATACAGTAAACTAGTAATAAACCGGCAGGCTATCAAATTacctgcctcctcctctcttccaaTCTGACACCACCATCAATCCGGCAAACCTCCAGGCCTTTCGTATCCAAATAATAAGCTATGAGGTCCAAGACTTTTGTCCATTGTGAAAATACTAGAACCTACAAACATACCAATTGAATTGTATTTCAGGCCTGAAGGATAAAAGCAATGAAACATGTGCTAGCATGTGGATGAATACAGAATACATTTAAAGGTATAAAGACAACATAACAGGATAACCATGAACCTTGTGTTTTCGTTTGAGTAGAGAATCCAGCAACCTGTTGAACAGCTGAAATTTGCCGCATTGCTCCAGAAGCTTACCAATAGGTGGGTAGAGGCCTGCAAGCAATAAAAGTCAGCAGCCAAGCACATATAGCAATGCAAATAGCACATGTTCAATGAGACACCTGTTGAGTCAAATGCAGCATTGAAAAGATCAGGATGGGCACAATTCTTCCTCATCTGAATCATTAGATTATTCAGCTTTGCCTTCATGCCAGGTCTCAACACTACAATGTATGAAAAACTTGTCATCTAAGAACTAGTAATTTACTTATGCACAGATCAGACTGTAACTATACAAGTGTACAGGTGCATACCAATATCTGCGCTCCCAAGCAAGTAGTCGTCGAATGTCTTCTCAATCAAATGAGTCTGGATTTGACGTTGATGTTCAGTCATGTTAGCGTAAATAATTATCTCTTTCTTCCTTGGAAGCATCTGTTCTACATCCTCCTTCATACGTCTTAAAAGGAATGGACGCAAAATGGCATGAAGCTTTGAAACAACAACTCTCTTGTTCTCATCAGTATCTTCCTGTTGTTCCTCGTCTCCTTTCCCAGAAAAATCAAACCTTTAAGAATTGCCGTCAGAACAATGGaggcaaaataaaacaaatatttgcATGGAGTATCTAAAAAGCAACTTGAAAGTCCTGAACAAAATCTATCAAACTAGTTTTTAATAACATGCcaatactatttttttttaaaatgccAATATTACTTTTACTTTATTCATCCAGAACAAACTTTAGAAAACATAACATATCAACAGCCAACACCATAAATAAGATACACAATTAAGTCTTCCAACATTTAAAGAGGAAATGATATAAAGCATGTTTGTTATCCCAGATACTTCTTCTCAATTTTTCAACAAGCAGCTGACATGCAGGGAGGTGGCAGCTCTGGTGCATGAGGACATCGGCCTAATCCCCCATTTTGTGAGTTTATGGGATTGAATGGTTATGCGTGTACCCTTCGAAACAGGGCATCACTGCCACCATATTATCCTCAGTAATGGGCAACATCGCCCTGCCAGGTTATACTACAATTATACCAGAGAATTTATGCTTTGGAACTGATGTCGCTACAGATTAATTCGAGCAATGCTATACGTACGACAGAATCATGTCCAGAACCATCGATCAAATCATTGTGTGGTTGGACATCGCGTCATACAGTCGCCCAACACTATTTCGTTGTATGCAGAGTACTTCCGGATTGATTCTAACAGATTTATTTGCATTGCTTCAACCACAATATACACTTTAAAGGCACTAATGTTCATTACTTCACAAATCCTGACAAATGTCGTCGACTAGAAAAACAACATATATGTGCTGTTTGATTCACAAATTGATTATCAATACAACAACTAGCAAACAGAAGAGCTATCTTTTCTGTAAGTCAGACAAATGTTACATTTCAATATTCAGGTAGCTAACAATTACTCATAATTATAATCCAGACAAGAAGACTATGAGAGAGCCACTACCTGATGAACACAGTGGCAGAGCCAAGATTTGGAGATTATGGGGAACAAACAAGTGAAACAATGCCAGAAAATTGATTAGAGGGGCCAAATCATACTAGTACTAATAAATTTCCTTCAATGCAAATGATTAACATGTATATGTGTATATACATGAGTGTATGGGGTGGCCCCTGCCTCCGCCACTGGATGGACACAAGCAGTCCTTCCAGTATATCAAGACTCTGAACAGAATGCCATGTATAGAAAGTACAGAAACTAAATAAGGTAAAGTGCGTGTGCAGATGTTTAACCCAGTGAGTCTTACCATGACTCAAACTCCTGATGGGATGAGAATATATCAGGCAAAATGAAGTTCAAGAGCGACCACAGCTCTGCAAGGTTATTCTGAAGAGGTGTCCCAGTTAAAAGTAGTTTATTATCCATTGGAATGTGCTTTAACTCACTCAATAATTTACACTTTGAATTTTTCAACCGATGCCCCTGGAAAATGAAGTATGGAACTGACACGTAAATATGAAGGGAACAAAGAGAAACATATAAGGACAATAATTCAGAGCATGTGGTATTCATCACCTCATCTACAATAACATACTGCCACTTATAATGAGAAAGAACTTTTCTTGCATCTGACATAGCTATCTCATATGAAGTGATTATTATCGGAAAATCAGGACCAGCAGTTTTGGGCATAAATTTTCTCCTTAGCTCTGCCCGAGTCACCTTGTCTCCATGATAAATCAGACCAGTTAGAGATGGAACAAACCTGAAATGGAATATCACAGCATAAGACAGAAGAATGAGCACAGTGAAAGAGAACTTTGGATACTTTACCTCGATATCTCATTCAACCAGTTCGACAGAGTGGACAGGGGAGCAATAACCATGTATGGACCATGCAGACCATTCCCTTTCAGATGGGCAAGAAACCCAATTGTCTGAATTGTTTTCCCAAGGCCCATCTGATCAGCTAGTATCCCATTTAGCCCATTTTGCCAGAGTGATATCAACCACTTAACACCCTTAATCTGGTAAGATTTTAACTTTCCACCAGTCATTAAAGGAACAAGCTTGGCTTGCTCTATTTCacacttttcttcttctgtgagAATACCATCATCAGCAGAACGATCTTCCTGTGATCTTGTAAGCATGGCTGCAACTGCTGTCTTTGCCTTTTTCTGAAAAACGATTCATTTTCAGAAATCATAAGCAATAAAAGTTAACATCAGGTTTAATCAATGAACATGAATTATTTATGATACTTTCCTATCTATCCTTATCTCTAATGATAAATCAAGTTATCCACTAATGAAAGATGAGCCATCTCCAGGATAATATTAAATAAATGTTCACAACTATCCACTAAGTAATTCCTTAGAACACCATTCTAATGCCTACAGCTGTAGCTATGCTGCAGAAGCTCTAGAATAACTCTTACTAATGGAAAGCTAATCAGGAAATTTGAAGAGTGAATAAGGATCAAACGGCCTCTCTAGAATTGTTCAAGCAGCAACGCATGTTCTAATCCAAAGTACATGAGCAGGTAATGCAGACTACACCATAGTACAGCAGTACAGCAATTGTTTATAACAAACAAGCCATCTGCATAATCTAGAAGACAACCAAAGAATACATATTTATGAAGCAGAGGATAATATATAAAATCTGAACTCACATCATTGTACTGTGGCTTAGAATTCGCTTTCCTCTTTCTGCCACGTCCTTTCTGCGGCTCTTCCACAGGTTCCTCTTCATCTTTAACTTCAACACCTTTCTGCTTAACATACAGGCAGTATCACCATTGTGAACAAAAGGAGGGAAAAGGATAACTAAACTAGCAATTATGGAACCAAAACAATGCTATCACACAGTAAGAGAAATGTACATCTGTGATCTGCTCCATCTTTTCCAGTAGAAATTCCGAAAAGAGCTGTGTCTGTGTCAGCAGCTCATCCAACTTGCTAAACCGTGCCTTCGGATCAAAAGCATGTTTTGCAGCTTCTTTCGTTTtggcctcctcttcttcctcttcttccttaagcCGGGCCTGATATAATTGTTCTTCCTCCTTTGACATCACCTCAGTAATGAAGGATGCATCACCGTTCTTGGCCTCGAGGTCAATAGGAAGAGAAGTACTAGCATCCAAATACTCATCAGcagtctcaactttgactgaTTGCAATAGCGCCTCTTCAGCATTCAGCGCCTGGACTATGGGATGCACCTCACCACCGTTGGCCTCGAACTTAACAGGCAGGGACGTGCTCGCATCCACAAAACGACTGGCTTTTTCATCCTTGGATTCGGACATTTtctacacacaaaaaaaatcagatcagACTAAAAGCAGGGACGGATCTACATGGTGTAGGTACACCCAGAATTTCTGGACTGCGAGGCGGAGGATCCAAACACGGCAGTTCTTCGAATCACCTCGTCCTCCAGAACGGAAATAGGAGAatcggcgtcggcgtcagtggtggcggcggcggcggattccATCTTTACCCCATTCTCCACAGCGACCACCATCTCTTCAAGCATAAGTGACCACCAGATTAAGCCCTAACGAAATGGCACCCAACTCAGCAACCATACATGAAACCCTAGACCCTAAGTAGCAAATCGAAACGCTATAGGTTGCAAGGaatcggcaaaaaaaaaatcacatgctCCTGAGATTCaaagaagcccaaacaaaagTCTATTCCTCGACAGGAGACAAAAAAcggaagaacaaacaaaaaaatactagTTCACCGAAGAAAAATCCGATCCCCTTTCCGGTGAGTGCAGCCGTGAACAAGAAAAAAGGTCGGGAATAATCGTACCTGTCAAGTTCCCTTCGCAAGAACAATGGAGAAATTAATCGGAAACAGAGAAAATGCTGGGGAAGCGAAGAAATGGCCAGGGGGTAGAGGAACAGGCGAGAGTGGccctaaatatttttagaaggcggcgcgggcgcccaggaggggagggagagTGTGGTTTGCAAGCGGGAAAGTGAGAGGAGATAGAGAAACTTAAGGGCCTTGCCAGTGGGAACCTTTTACGGAACTGCCACCAGGGTTATCTCTCCATGAGCAGGCCAGACCCACCAGGGGGGCATCTCGGTAATTTCGTGCCACTACGGCCATTCAAAATCTGTGTTCGTGCACGAGCTTGAGTTCTGAACTTGCAGAGATACAAGAACCGCGGTCTCAGCTGACATCGCAGGTCCACATATTgaggtcccacctgtcagcggaaCGCGGTGATTCTGGAAGATGtccaggtaaaaaaaaaaacggggAGGCATGGGCAAGGCTGCTGCCTCGATCCCTGCAGAGGTACGGAGCGATCCCGTAGATGCACCCGGTCCGCTGGGTTCTGTCGGGTCCTTCCCGTAGGTCTTGTGCTGGTCCACGGGGGAACCGGTCTACGTAGCTGGGAgggcgcagctggtgcggGCCTTGTGCTGCTAGAGTGGCAAGTCATTGGTTGGGCCAGCTGGGAACAACAACGGTGTGGAGGCGTTTAAATTGCTTTGCCTTTTTGTTCGCTTCGGTGGCTGCGTGCACGGTTATTTATTTTTCGACCGTTGGAAGGTCGTGGCAGGCCAGAAGGATTTTTTTCACGCGCACGGTTCGGGATCTACGGTAGATTTCCTAGCAGTACGTGACTTTTGCTTTGAGCGCGTATCAAACTTCCATAAGTTTGACTTTGAACAAAATTAGAAGTTCAGTTTGTATTATTAAGAGGCACAGTCAGAAAAAAACGGCCGCAAAATAGAACAGCAGAGCATCAGTCACGAAACCACGGAAAACCACGCAAAAGAAAGATTGTCAATTCTTTAACGTGATTTGCAACGGGATCCCCACCTGATAGAAAAAACCTCCTGCCTAGTCGCCACCCAGCGCCGATCCAATCTATCACATCTCCCGGCCAGCTGGCCGGGGAACGACGTCCCTTCTTCTACGTTTTGGTGGTACAATAGGTCTTCAAAAATTAGGTTTTGGTCAACCGGTAGCCGATctatggtggtgatggcggcATTGCGCGGGTCAAGAATAAGGTTTTCCCGACTCCTcgtccacctcgtcgacggcgaTCCTGCCGGTGGCGTTGAGGAGTGCGAGACGGTTGGTCGCTACTCTTCCGGAGTGATGGATTTGGTTTTGTGTTTGTACTTTGCAGGTCATCTGCGCGTATCGGTTTATTGGTTTCTTTTCCGATCGATGAGTCTCGGTCAGCTTCGACCTCATCATGGAGTTTGTGCGGTCAGGTCTTCTCGGATCCGTCTGGCCGGATCTGGGATGGTCATCCAACCCCCTTCGTCGTTCCTTCTCCGGGACGGTGGTCTTTTCCTGAGCACTGTCACTGGCGTCTTCTGGTTCCGACCGGCGACTTTTTGACTGCTACGTCAACAACGTTTTTCTGATTCCGACGTGATTTGGAGGTCCAGATGCAGCATCGAGCTTAACTCACGGCGTGCCACCGGCAAGTGCAGGAGGAAGATAATGGCGTTTACTTACAAGAACTTGcgtgtaattttcttttactttcaAGATGGTTCTATAAGGGTTGATTGATTTTATATGGCCTTGGCCTTgtcggaaaaaaaagaggcacTGTCGAAAAACAGTAGTTACTTCATCGGTTGGAATTTTTTCCACTGTTTCTTTTGCCGTGAATAACCTGCTGATTGTTGTTTCGTTTGTCAAAAAGAAGTCTTCATCTGGCTGGTTCAGTCTACGCAGATGATGTCAACATGGTTCAATCATACACACATTACTCGGAAGAAATCACGTTCAAAGCGAAAAtggtgaaaaaaataaatcatattCTTCTACGAAGGTGATTTTTTTCATCGAAAACGTCATGGAGATCATCATACATTCATACGGTACACTTCTACAAGAATGCTACAGCAACAACAGAGCTTATGCCTGACTGGTTTGAGGTGTGCTTCTAAAAGAACGGGGCACGCAGATAGAGCACGAGGTGACGACAGGTTTACCTCGTCAACTCAACTGCTGGGCCGGGGCATTGCGTTTGGTGGTCTTACCGCAGGACCGCCATATCCAGCCGGTAATCTGTTACCAGCAATACCAGGCTGGTTTGCCCTAGATGACACTGCACCCATGCGAGCAGCGATTATCGCATTCCGCTCCATCAGAAGCTTCTTTCTGGTCTTTTCAGTGTACTCTCTTGTTCGGAGGGCCACATGCTCGATATCGGCAAATAATGACATCTTCGCCTCTGTCTTCTGCAACTGCATGAAAATATGTAATTGAAGTTATAGCGGCACAGAACAAAGGAGGGATCATTTGGAGAGCAAAACATCTCCGCATTGTTCAACAGTTTTTGTGCTACCATCTTTTCAACCACCAGTGCAGCTAGCCGGCGTATTTGATCTTCCTCCTGCTCGGCAAGGAACTTAGCCTTGACAGCAGCGGCTGAAATGGCAGTAGCTGCTGCTCGTTTTAGCCTAGTTATGGAATCATTATGCTTGGCTGTCACTGTCGAGCCCTTCTCTGCATTGACGGGTATGTTTTCAGTACTGCTAGGTTCTGCAAGATAGAGCGATACCACAGATAAGGGGAAATCAGTTGATCAAGAACTGAACCACCAAAGGATTGGCCTATGAATGTGCTGATTGCTGAATTAATTTTCTAAACTCTGACGCTCCTTAAGACTATTTTCGAATGCATATAACTCATTTACTTTATTGTGGTCTCATATCACTTGGTATGTATTCTCCAATAACTCTTTAATGACCCTCATCAGGCCTTTCTGCCAGGAGACAGTTAGTATGTATTCTCCAATATTTAGGGAATACAGATGTATCAAACAATAATTATGTTTGGAAACTGAAAGatcaagaagagaagaaagaaatagaAGTCAATGCGGTTATCATCGAATTACAACTGAAGAAGGAAATGGAGACAAAATAACTACCTAAAAGTATTTCTTAATAAATTACTTAAGTTGATAAACACACAAATAGAATGGCTAAAGAACCTCGACCCTTTAGAATTTACACTCCCACATCCATATTTTGCTAGGTGTTAATTGCAATGGTATGTGTGGGGTTCACAGCACAGGAACAACAAACTACATATTTCCATAAACTCTTCGTTTATTcttatatgtgtgtgtgtcagATCTAAAAATTCGAGACTAAACAGGTCCGGCTCAAACTACTCAATCCGATGGCCTGGTAACAAACTATGGTGGAGATACAGGAATATGAAGAACCTTAGCCAACAATGCCAAAACAAAATGATTAGTACTTAAATGTACAATCAATGCATGTTGATGTTGCAACAAAGTCTTCTGGGCTAGTGAATAATGATAAGCTTTAATTACTTAGGGTATTACTTGAAATTGTATGCTTACTCTTTAGTGGTTTCATAGAGAGTGTCAGACTTTCAGTACATAAAGTATAGATGAAGTACCTTCCATCTTGCCATCTCCCAATGTTTGGCTTTTCTCATGTTCTTGTATGATAGTTGGGGTAGCAACTGCGTCTTCCGTCTTACTAAGCTCGATCTTGCCTTGTAAAGATGAATCATCATGTGGCTCCACCTCAGAACTTGGTTTGTCCTTTACCAGTTCAGGACTAGTTGTGCCCGTTGTACTTCCTGCAATAACCTCTGGAGGAGCTAACAAATCACATCCATTTGCATTATTTTGTGGAATAACTGAATCTTTAATGGAACTTAAAGAACCTTTGGTGGCGTCAGGTGCACTCTCATCCACCAGAGGAATCGCATCACCTGACCCCTTAGCATTATTGGATTTAGGCTCCACCGAGGGTGCTTCATCACAAGATACACCCTTGTTTTCTGATTCTTGGTGGTCTTCTGCTGAAATGGATGGAGTGTTTTGCTTTTCCACAGGCAAAGTATTCTCTTCCTTATCATCGATGTCCTTTTTCTCATTACCAGTTGAATCTACAATCATATCCTCATCTTTTGTTTGATCACCATCTTTATCTGTATTACTGAAAATTTCATAGATCTCATCAGTACAATCTTCCAATAGAATTTTCGCAAAGGTGCAAGCCTTCCGGGATATCTTACCTTACACTGACAAAAATATCTTTCAGATCACTCGGTGGATCTTCAAGTATATAACAGTGCCTACTTGCCAATTGGAGTGAAGGAGAATCCTCAGAAATAGCTTTTAGTGAACTACGGCAAGAAGTGGTAGCATTGTCATCTTCCACAAGACCAGCCAAAAATGCTGCCTGCACAAGACATGACCTCTGGGTAGAAAATACTGCATGATAAATAAAGATGTCCAAGCTAGCATATAAGACAGTGCTTACCAGTGTCATAACAGGATTTCCTGCATCAGCAAATGAACCTTGATCTCCAGGAAAGTAACCAACAGCCTCAAAAGCAGATTTGAGGATATCAATAGCATTGCATGGTGCATTTTCACCAGAAGTATTGATAGCAACATTTGATGCATTTTCACCAGAAGTATCAGGATTAACAGAATTTTCCTTCGCTTGCTCAGTATCACCAGATGTTTTAGGCTCGTCAGTGTTTGGAGATGTAACTGAATCTACACCACCTGAATTCTtggtatttttattttcaacgGCACTTCCATCTTCTGCTTCTGTTTCCGCATGATTGGTGTCTGTTTTCTCTGCAGGCTTCTCATCCTCGGTATCTTTTTGTTCAACTTTCTCTTCAACTTCCATTTTCTCAGGTACTTCAGCAGTGCCTTTTTCTGCCAAGGCTTGCTTTGTGCTTTCCTGGATATTTTGTTGAAGATCTTCACCACCGTGAAAGTGGTCCTCAATTCGCATTTGAAGAAAGTGTAACAT
This is a stretch of genomic DNA from Brachypodium distachyon strain Bd21 chromosome 1, Brachypodium_distachyon_v3.0, whole genome shotgun sequence. It encodes these proteins:
- the LOC100842810 gene encoding SWI/SNF complex subunit SWI3D isoform X1, whose amino-acid sequence is MEPKAPAAPHGDGSPAEPPRRRGGGGKRKAAGSSFTPSKRHAKERNAFHASPHVLHSGPLTRAARQSPHKHSGAPPDATPVAAGASGSGKGEGDVIRLDGEQAPAEDTPLVDEAFEAVRSRGAGVHVVPTFAGWFSWKEIHSVEKQTLPSFFNGKFEKRTPEIYTEIRNFIMMKFHANPQLQLESKDLAEMSIGEVDARQEVFEFLDRWGLINFHPFPPAGLEENKPEESQSNSHNEEKVSLVEKLFKFEPIQSYMIPLPKKGEVETPAPLPSFLPDPLLVEDVIAAAEPSVEYHCNSCSVDCSGKRYHCRTQADFDLCSDCFNEGKFDAGMSKTDFILMDSAEVSGARGTSWTDEETLLLLEALEIFGGKWTEIAEHVATKTKTQCMLHFLQMRIEDHFHGGEDLQQNIQESTKQALAEKGTAEVPEKMEVEEKVEQKDTEDEKPAEKTDTNHAETEAEDGSAVENKNTKNSGGVDSVTSPNTDEPKTSGDTEQAKENSVNPDTSGENASNVAINTSGENAPCNAIDILKSAFEAVGYFPGDQGSFADAGNPVMTLAAFLAGLVEDDNATTSCRSSLKAISEDSPSLQLASRHCYILEDPPSDLKDIFVSVSNTDKDGDQTKDEDMIVDSTGNEKKDIDDKEENTLPVEKQNTPSISAEDHQESENKGVSCDEAPSVEPKSNNAKGSGDAIPLVDESAPDATKGSLSSIKDSVIPQNNANGCDLLAPPEVIAGSTTGTTSPELVKDKPSSEVEPHDDSSLQGKIELSKTEDAVATPTIIQEHEKSQTLGDGKMEEPSSTENIPVNAEKGSTVTAKHNDSITRLKRAAATAISAAAVKAKFLAEQEEDQIRRLAALVVEKMLQKTEAKMSLFADIEHVALRTREYTEKTRKKLLMERNAIIAARMGAVSSRANQPGIAGNRLPAGYGGPAVRPPNAMPRPSS